In a single window of the Desulfovibrio aminophilus DSM 12254 genome:
- a CDS encoding glycosyltransferase — MTVLPDVTVLIPARFDSTGRVRNLKVVLRYLLHHFRVRVLLGEEGERPRAGDFLPEFQGRLEHVFLEARSEHFHKTRCLNALARMARTDLVLTHDTDVLLPPGKYLAARDLAARGCHMVLPFGGRCLNVEEPEIARIHATLSLDGLSEENCPLRHADVYGGAAFLRREAYFEAGLENELMYGWGCEDDERVRRLSILGCRIARIPGPIFHLAHPRPPGLIGPESPRHQANLAELRRIEALTPEQLRAEVAGWEWAKPPA; from the coding sequence ATGACCGTCCTGCCGGACGTCACCGTGCTCATCCCGGCCCGCTTCGACTCCACGGGCCGGGTCCGCAACCTCAAGGTGGTCCTGCGCTACCTGCTGCACCATTTCCGTGTCCGGGTGCTGCTCGGCGAGGAAGGCGAACGCCCCCGGGCCGGGGACTTCCTGCCCGAATTCCAGGGGCGGCTGGAACACGTCTTTCTCGAGGCCCGCTCCGAGCACTTCCACAAGACCCGCTGCCTGAACGCCCTCGCCCGCATGGCCCGCACGGACCTGGTTCTGACCCACGACACGGACGTGCTCCTGCCGCCGGGCAAGTACCTGGCGGCCCGGGATCTGGCCGCCCGGGGCTGCCACATGGTCCTGCCCTTCGGCGGCCGCTGCCTGAACGTGGAGGAGCCGGAGATCGCGCGCATCCACGCCACCCTCTCCCTGGACGGTCTCTCGGAGGAGAACTGCCCGCTGCGCCACGCGGACGTCTACGGCGGGGCGGCCTTCCTGCGTCGCGAGGCCTACTTCGAGGCCGGGCTGGAAAACGAGCTGATGTACGGCTGGGGTTGCGAGGACGACGAGCGGGTGCGGCGGCTGTCCATCCTGGGTTGCCGGATCGCGCGCATCCCGGGCCCCATCTTCCATCTGGCCCATCCTCGTCCCCCTGGGCTCATCGGCCCGGAGAGCCCGCGCCACCAAGCCAATCTGGCCGAGCTGCGACGCATCGAAGCCCTGACTCCGGAACAGCTCCGCGCCGAGGTGGCGGGCTGGGAATGGGCAAAACCGCCCGCTTGA
- a CDS encoding response regulator produces MTATAAKVLVVDDEERFGQNMVKILEANGLKARHAAGGEEALAEAARKPYDVILLDMKMAGLSGKEVLRRLGEARNPAKVVVLTGHASVDDAVELINMGAYDYLLKPCKTDELLRMISLAFEQRQVEQRNLG; encoded by the coding sequence ATGACCGCAACCGCAGCCAAGGTGCTCGTGGTGGACGACGAGGAGCGCTTCGGCCAGAACATGGTCAAAATCCTCGAAGCCAACGGCCTCAAGGCCCGTCACGCCGCCGGCGGCGAGGAGGCCCTGGCCGAGGCGGCCCGCAAGCCCTACGACGTGATCCTTCTGGACATGAAGATGGCCGGGCTCTCGGGCAAGGAAGTGCTTCGGCGACTGGGCGAGGCCAGGAACCCGGCCAAGGTCGTGGTCCTCACCGGCCACGCCTCGGTGGACGACGCCGTGGAGCTCATCAACATGGGAGCCTACGACTACCTGCTCAAGCCCTGCAAGACCGATGAACTGCTGCGCATGATCAGCCTGGCCTTCGAACAGCGCCAGGTGGAGCAGCGCAACCTGGGCTGA
- a CDS encoding CatA-like O-acetyltransferase, whose product MTMRKIDIEAWERKEHFFFFQNRIRPQVEVTALLDVTRLAAYRNALGAGSRPRLSDMLYFLAARAANGIEEFRQRLVERAPVVFDRVDLAFTYVPKGRRLHANCVAAYSERFGEAAAAIEAARSAADAHPTLTPAGGGGQDMLYFSIVPGLRFSSISNPWGDPWADSVPRIIFGQVHEVPGGGQAAPVSVEVLHSFIDGRHIEAFFESMRAASDDAERTFA is encoded by the coding sequence ATGACCATGCGCAAGATCGACATCGAGGCCTGGGAACGGAAGGAACATTTCTTCTTTTTCCAGAACAGGATCCGTCCGCAGGTGGAGGTGACCGCCCTCTTGGACGTGACGCGGTTGGCGGCCTATCGGAACGCCCTGGGCGCCGGGAGCAGGCCGCGCCTGTCGGACATGCTCTACTTCCTGGCCGCCCGGGCGGCCAACGGCATCGAGGAGTTCCGGCAACGCCTCGTGGAGCGGGCCCCCGTGGTCTTCGACAGGGTGGACTTGGCCTTTACCTACGTGCCCAAGGGGCGGCGGCTGCACGCCAACTGCGTGGCCGCGTACTCCGAACGCTTCGGCGAGGCCGCGGCGGCGATCGAGGCCGCGCGGTCGGCGGCGGACGCGCACCCGACCCTGACTCCGGCGGGCGGCGGCGGGCAGGACATGCTCTACTTCAGCATCGTGCCCGGGCTCCGCTTCAGCTCCATAAGCAACCCCTGGGGCGATCCCTGGGCCGATTCCGTGCCGCGCATCATCTTCGGCCAGGTGCATGAGGTTCCCGGAGGCGGGCAGGCGGCGCCCGTGTCCGTGGAGGTTCTGCACAGCTTCATCGACGGACGGCACATCGAGGCGTTCTTCGAGTCCATGCGGGCGGCCTCGGACGACGCCGAGCGGACCTTCGCCTAG
- a CDS encoding sigma-54-dependent transcriptional regulator — protein sequence MGGQILIVDDEEGIRTSLRGILEDEGHSVLEAESGERGLEILEAEAPDLLFLDIWLPGMDGLAVLDRVREDHPGLPVVMISGHGNIETAVSAIKKGAYDFIEKPLSLEKVLITSAKALEFSRLRQENLALKTRIETEQTFRLTGESEAIRELRRAIEQVAPTNAWVLITGENGTGKEIVARCIHAQSRRSEQPMVAVNCAAIPEELIESELFGHEKGAFTGADKAQAGKFELADGGTLFLDEIGDMSLKTQAKILRILQEQRFEHVGGRKTITVDVRVIAATNKNLLEEIAAGRFREDLYFRLKVFPLEVPPLRDRAEDIPLLMDEFVQAYVRQNGLRPTEFTPETLAVLAAYPWPGNVRELKNFVERMLIMHSGKAVDPGHLPPEILIHASAGEEEGQASSGEGADDLVLAAEALVLGKGPMDLKQARADFEAAFLRAKLAECEGNISRLAKAVGLDRSSLYKKLKEYGILER from the coding sequence ATGGGTGGACAGATTCTCATCGTGGACGACGAGGAGGGCATCCGCACCTCCCTGCGGGGCATCCTCGAGGATGAGGGCCATTCGGTCCTGGAGGCCGAGAGCGGCGAGCGCGGCCTGGAGATCCTGGAGGCCGAGGCCCCGGACCTGCTTTTCCTGGACATCTGGCTGCCGGGCATGGACGGGCTGGCCGTGCTGGACCGTGTGCGCGAGGACCATCCCGGCCTGCCGGTGGTCATGATCTCGGGCCACGGCAACATCGAGACCGCGGTTTCGGCCATCAAGAAGGGGGCCTACGACTTCATCGAAAAGCCCCTGTCCCTGGAGAAGGTGCTCATCACCTCGGCCAAGGCCCTGGAGTTCTCCCGCCTGCGCCAGGAAAACCTGGCCCTCAAGACCCGCATCGAGACCGAGCAGACCTTCCGGCTCACCGGCGAGTCCGAGGCCATCCGGGAGTTGCGCCGGGCCATCGAGCAGGTGGCTCCGACCAACGCCTGGGTGCTCATCACCGGCGAGAACGGCACGGGCAAGGAGATCGTGGCCCGCTGCATCCACGCCCAGAGCCGCCGTTCGGAGCAGCCCATGGTGGCCGTGAACTGCGCGGCCATTCCCGAGGAACTCATCGAGTCCGAGCTGTTCGGCCATGAAAAGGGCGCCTTCACCGGCGCGGACAAGGCCCAGGCGGGCAAGTTCGAGCTGGCCGACGGCGGCACGCTCTTCCTGGACGAGATCGGGGACATGAGCCTGAAGACCCAGGCCAAGATCCTGCGTATCCTCCAGGAACAGCGCTTCGAACACGTGGGCGGCCGCAAGACCATCACCGTGGACGTGCGCGTCATCGCGGCCACGAACAAGAACCTCCTGGAGGAGATCGCGGCCGGGCGCTTCCGCGAGGATCTCTATTTCCGCCTCAAGGTCTTCCCCCTGGAGGTGCCGCCCCTGCGCGACCGGGCCGAGGACATTCCGCTGCTCATGGACGAGTTCGTGCAGGCCTATGTGCGCCAGAACGGACTCCGGCCCACGGAGTTCACGCCCGAGACCCTGGCCGTGCTCGCGGCCTACCCCTGGCCGGGCAACGTCCGGGAGCTGAAGAATTTCGTGGAGCGCATGCTCATCATGCATTCCGGGAAAGCGGTGGACCCCGGCCATCTGCCCCCGGAAATCCTCATCCACGCCTCGGCGGGCGAGGAGGAGGGGCAAGCGTCTTCCGGCGAGGGCGCGGACGATCTGGTTCTGGCCGCCGAAGCCCTGGTCCTGGGCAAGGGGCCCATGGACCTGAAGCAGGCCCGGGCCGACTTCGAGGCCGCCTTCCTGCGGGCCAAGCTGGCCGAATGCGAGGGCAACATCAGCAGACTGGCCAAGGCCGTGGGCCTGGACCGCTCCTCCCTCTACAAAAAACTCAAGGAATACGGCATCCTGGAAAGGTAG
- a CDS encoding sensor histidine kinase, producing the protein MDTQGYGRLRRKIMTVTLVFSLVPLFALGFFVHLQFSKTYHEKLARNLERAVDNRQKALDIFLDERVSQLKSLAYTHSYQQLSDPARLNAIFNVIQTNSKSYVDLGVIDQNGEHMAYVGPFSLKRVNYKDEPWFHETMLKGQYVSDVFMGFRKFPHFIIAVMRREGDRTWILRATIDSEAFSSLVRGIHAGELGDAYLVNAEGVLQTSSRFAGPVMSKLSMTLPSPTMAGNKDGTIIEERPVKDRTMIVGMAWLQRVPWLLVIMEDPKEELSALVRAQSIAAAMVAGGILLIITGAALTARSIINKLIKADREKAALDASLMQSSKMAALGKLAAGVAHEVNNPLTLIRESAGWIKDLLIDEDPEKMLHLEEIDTAANKIEIHVDRAKAVTHRMLGFGRRMEPMQENVSLNLLTDQTLKFLESEALHRNIEIIKRLDESIPNTTTDMAQIQQVILNILDNAIDAVGSDGSITVSTGKSENGHEIYVAIADTGCGIPKEKLNTIFDPFFTTKRVGEGTGLGLAICYGILEKLGGRIEVGSEEGKGSTFTVFLPLV; encoded by the coding sequence ATGGATACCCAAGGATACGGACGGCTGCGCCGCAAGATCATGACCGTAACCCTGGTTTTCTCCCTGGTGCCGTTGTTCGCGCTGGGATTCTTCGTCCATCTCCAATTTTCAAAGACCTACCACGAGAAGCTCGCACGCAACCTGGAACGAGCGGTGGACAACCGCCAGAAGGCCCTGGACATCTTTCTCGATGAACGGGTGTCCCAGCTCAAAAGCCTGGCCTACACCCACTCCTACCAGCAACTCTCCGACCCCGCCCGACTCAACGCCATCTTCAACGTCATCCAGACCAACTCCAAGTCCTACGTCGACCTGGGCGTCATCGACCAGAACGGCGAGCACATGGCCTACGTCGGCCCATTCTCCCTCAAGCGCGTGAACTACAAGGACGAGCCCTGGTTCCACGAGACCATGCTCAAGGGCCAATACGTCTCGGACGTGTTCATGGGCTTCCGCAAATTCCCGCACTTCATCATCGCGGTCATGCGCCGCGAGGGCGACCGGACCTGGATTCTGCGGGCCACCATCGATTCCGAGGCGTTCAGCTCCCTGGTCCGGGGCATCCACGCGGGCGAACTGGGCGACGCCTACCTGGTCAACGCCGAGGGCGTGCTCCAGACCAGTTCCCGCTTCGCCGGGCCGGTGATGAGCAAGCTTTCCATGACCCTGCCCAGCCCGACCATGGCCGGGAACAAGGACGGCACGATCATCGAGGAACGTCCGGTCAAGGACCGGACCATGATCGTGGGCATGGCCTGGCTCCAGCGCGTGCCCTGGCTCCTGGTCATCATGGAGGATCCCAAGGAGGAGCTCTCGGCTCTGGTGCGCGCCCAGTCCATCGCGGCCGCCATGGTGGCCGGAGGCATCCTGCTGATCATCACCGGCGCGGCCCTGACCGCCCGTTCGATCATCAACAAGCTCATCAAGGCCGATCGCGAGAAGGCCGCCCTGGACGCCTCGCTCATGCAGTCCAGCAAGATGGCCGCGCTGGGCAAGCTGGCCGCGGGCGTGGCCCACGAGGTGAACAATCCGCTCACGCTCATCCGCGAAAGCGCGGGCTGGATCAAGGATCTCCTCATCGACGAGGATCCGGAGAAGATGCTCCACCTGGAGGAGATCGACACCGCGGCCAACAAGATCGAGATACACGTGGACCGGGCCAAGGCCGTGACCCACCGCATGCTCGGCTTCGGACGGCGCATGGAGCCCATGCAGGAGAACGTCTCCCTGAACCTGCTCACGGACCAGACCCTGAAGTTCCTGGAGAGCGAGGCCCTGCACCGCAACATCGAGATCATCAAACGCCTGGACGAGTCCATTCCCAACACCACCACGGACATGGCCCAAATCCAGCAGGTGATCCTGAACATCCTGGACAACGCCATCGACGCCGTGGGCTCGGACGGCAGCATCACCGTGTCCACCGGCAAGAGCGAGAACGGCCACGAGATTTACGTGGCCATCGCGGACACCGGCTGCGGCATCCCCAAGGAAAAGCTGAACACGATCTTCGATCCCTTCTTCACCACCAAGAGGGTCGGCGAGGGCACGGGCCTGGGCCTGGCCATCTGCTACGGCATCCTGGAAAAGCTGGGCGGCCGCATCGAGGTGGGCAGCGAGGAAGGCAAGGGCTCCACCTTCACGGTGTTCTTACCGCTGGTCTGA
- a CDS encoding sensor histidine kinase NtrY-like has translation MSPDTINVSATDIRERKRRRRELTLALVCFLAVIVLTWVELRFLGVNSYLFLGLFNLNFILLLLVLFIVARNGVKLLLERRRKVLGSKLRTRLVLAFISLSLIPTVLMFLVSLKFVQTSVDYWFKGQVEDSMQQALELGRAFYASAQERLERRGRTMLGDIRARNYAWGGRAMDKYLDEKFVEFDLSLLGIVGPDAKDLNRHPDPGWETLWPEIRERVDWEGLRSTPRYWSTIMPTAGQDLIVGLLPVDEGRLGYLLVGENIGQGLLFRLDQVVRGLDEYKKLKTLKSPWKMTLYLTLGVMTMLILLGAIWFGFRLAKEISAPVQALAAGTERVARGDLSVRLEDPSDDELGFLVQSFNRMTEDLSESQQSLTEANERLAQQNKELERRGRYIEAVLDNITSGVISMDPQGFIGTVNQAAQNILGVDARFLIGRRPMDLLYGEFAELMNEAFLAVTGNPAASWQRAFDLPLPSRSLKILASVVALRGEDGRTAGLVAVFEDITELEKIQRLAAWREVARRIAHEIKNPLTPIKLSAQRLQRRFGQFADDTVFEECTGIIVKQVERMQQMVTEFSSYAKLPEVTPRPGSPAPLLEEAVGMFAVTHREIDWSLDIQGVIPEIPLDHEAMRRVLINLLTNAAEALEGQEGGAVAVTARHDSARGVVELRVRDNGPGFTAEERSRMFEPYYSRKKTGTGLGLTIVRSIITDHHGQVRVEPNAPQGSVFIVELPDR, from the coding sequence ATGAGCCCGGACACCATCAACGTGAGCGCCACGGACATCCGCGAGAGGAAGCGGCGACGGAGGGAGCTGACCCTGGCCCTGGTCTGTTTCCTGGCCGTGATCGTGCTCACCTGGGTGGAACTGCGCTTCCTGGGGGTCAATTCCTACCTCTTCCTGGGCCTCTTCAACCTGAACTTCATCCTCCTGCTCCTGGTGCTCTTCATCGTGGCCCGCAATGGCGTGAAGCTTCTTTTGGAGCGCCGCCGCAAGGTGCTCGGCTCCAAGCTGCGGACCCGGCTCGTGCTGGCCTTCATCTCGCTCTCGCTCATTCCCACGGTGCTCATGTTTCTGGTTTCGTTGAAGTTCGTGCAGACTTCGGTGGACTATTGGTTCAAGGGCCAGGTGGAGGACTCCATGCAGCAGGCCCTGGAGCTGGGCCGGGCCTTCTACGCCTCGGCCCAGGAGCGCCTGGAGCGCCGGGGCCGGACCATGCTGGGCGACATCCGGGCCCGGAACTACGCCTGGGGCGGCCGGGCCATGGACAAGTACCTGGACGAGAAGTTCGTGGAGTTCGACCTGAGCCTGCTGGGCATCGTCGGGCCGGACGCCAAGGATCTCAACCGGCACCCCGACCCCGGCTGGGAGACGCTCTGGCCGGAGATCAGGGAGCGGGTGGACTGGGAAGGGCTGCGCTCCACGCCGCGCTACTGGTCCACGATCATGCCCACGGCCGGGCAGGATCTCATCGTGGGTCTGCTGCCTGTGGACGAGGGCCGCCTGGGCTACCTCCTGGTGGGGGAAAACATCGGCCAGGGCCTGCTCTTCCGCCTGGACCAGGTGGTCCGGGGTCTGGACGAGTACAAGAAGCTCAAGACCCTCAAGTCGCCCTGGAAGATGACCCTCTACCTGACCCTCGGGGTCATGACCATGCTCATCCTCCTGGGGGCCATCTGGTTCGGTTTCCGGCTGGCCAAGGAGATATCCGCGCCGGTGCAGGCCCTGGCGGCGGGCACCGAGCGCGTGGCCAGGGGCGACCTTTCCGTGCGCCTGGAGGACCCCTCGGACGACGAACTGGGCTTCCTGGTCCAGTCCTTCAACCGCATGACCGAGGATCTTTCCGAGAGCCAGCAGAGCCTGACCGAGGCCAACGAGCGCCTGGCCCAGCAGAACAAGGAGCTGGAACGCCGGGGCCGCTACATCGAGGCCGTGCTCGACAACATCACCTCGGGGGTCATCTCCATGGACCCCCAGGGCTTCATCGGCACCGTGAACCAGGCGGCCCAGAACATCCTCGGCGTGGACGCGCGCTTTCTCATCGGCCGTCGGCCCATGGACCTGCTCTACGGCGAATTCGCGGAACTCATGAACGAGGCCTTCCTGGCCGTGACCGGCAATCCGGCCGCGTCCTGGCAGCGCGCCTTCGACCTGCCCCTGCCCAGCCGGTCGCTGAAGATCCTGGCCAGCGTGGTGGCCCTGCGCGGCGAGGACGGCCGTACGGCGGGCCTGGTGGCCGTGTTCGAGGACATCACCGAGTTGGAGAAGATCCAGCGTCTGGCCGCCTGGCGCGAAGTGGCCCGGCGCATCGCCCACGAGATCAAGAACCCGCTCACGCCCATCAAGCTCTCGGCCCAGCGGCTCCAGCGCCGCTTCGGCCAGTTCGCGGACGACACGGTCTTCGAGGAATGCACCGGGATCATCGTCAAGCAGGTGGAGCGCATGCAGCAGATGGTCACGGAGTTCTCCTCCTACGCCAAGCTGCCCGAGGTCACGCCCCGGCCCGGCTCCCCGGCCCCGCTCCTGGAGGAGGCCGTGGGCATGTTCGCCGTGACCCACCGCGAGATCGACTGGAGCCTGGACATCCAGGGCGTCATCCCGGAAATTCCCCTGGACCATGAGGCCATGCGCCGGGTGCTCATCAACCTCCTGACCAACGCGGCCGAGGCCCTGGAGGGGCAGGAGGGAGGCGCGGTGGCGGTCACGGCCCGGCACGACTCCGCGCGAGGGGTCGTGGAGCTGCGCGTCCGGGACAACGGCCCGGGATTCACCGCGGAGGAGCGCTCGCGCATGTTCGAGCCCTACTACTCGCGCAAGAAGACCGGCACGGGTCTGGGTCTGACCATCGTGCGCTCGATCATCACCGACCACCACGGCCAGGTGCGGGTGGAGCCCAACGCTCCCCAGGGTTCCGTGTTCATCGTCGAACTGCCGGATCGCTGA
- a CDS encoding TIGR01777 family oxidoreductase, protein MRVFIAGGSGFIGTALCRALIRSGHSPVVLTRGTPRALPPEVSAVGWNGRDGEGWTHLLERDSAVVNLAGENIAAGRWTPERKERILRSRLAAGQAVAEAVARAPEAPRVLVQASAVGWYGPRGPELLDESAASGQGFLAEVCRRWEESSVAVEAGGTRRCVIRTGLVLGPGGALTRMLPPFRFFLGGPLGDGRQGVSWIHLDDEAQAIRFLIENEDCSGPYNLTAPDPVDSRTFAKALGRALGRPSWLPAPGAALRLLLGEMASEVLLSGQFVRPTRLLAAGYRFLRPDLDGALRASLHPSREAA, encoded by the coding sequence ATGCGCGTCTTCATCGCCGGAGGCAGCGGGTTCATCGGAACCGCGCTCTGCCGGGCCCTGATCCGGTCCGGACATTCGCCCGTGGTGCTCACCCGGGGGACGCCCCGCGCCCTGCCGCCCGAGGTCTCCGCCGTGGGCTGGAACGGCCGCGACGGGGAGGGCTGGACCCACCTGCTGGAGCGCGACTCGGCCGTGGTCAATCTGGCCGGAGAGAACATCGCCGCCGGGCGTTGGACGCCCGAGCGCAAGGAGCGCATCCTGCGCAGCCGTCTGGCCGCTGGTCAGGCCGTGGCCGAGGCCGTGGCCCGGGCCCCGGAGGCCCCGCGCGTGCTCGTCCAGGCCTCGGCCGTGGGCTGGTACGGTCCGCGCGGCCCCGAGTTGCTGGACGAGAGCGCCGCCTCGGGCCAGGGCTTTCTGGCCGAGGTCTGCCGCCGCTGGGAGGAATCCTCCGTCGCCGTGGAGGCCGGGGGAACGCGCCGCTGCGTCATCCGCACCGGCCTCGTGCTGGGCCCCGGCGGGGCGCTCACGCGCATGTTGCCGCCTTTCCGCTTTTTTCTCGGCGGCCCCCTCGGCGACGGCCGCCAGGGCGTGTCCTGGATTCACCTGGACGACGAGGCCCAGGCCATCCGCTTCCTCATCGAGAACGAGGACTGCTCCGGCCCCTACAATCTCACCGCCCCGGACCCGGTGGACTCGCGGACCTTCGCCAAAGCCCTGGGTCGGGCCCTTGGACGGCCCTCCTGGCTGCCCGCGCCGGGGGCCGCGTTGCGCCTCCTTTTGGGCGAAATGGCTTCCGAGGTTCTGCTTTCCGGTCAGTTCGTGCGGCCAACTCGGCTCCTCGCGGCGGGCTACCGTTTTCTGCGTCCCGACCTCGACGGAGCCCTGCGCGCCTCCCTGCATCCTTCCCGGGAGGCCGCATGA
- a CDS encoding response regulator has product MEKARVLVVDDEKEFVDLFVNRFNKRNVLALGAGSGQEALKTLQEEPVDVVVLDLKMPGMDGIETLKEIKKRHPLVEVIMLTGHGSVEAGLQGMGHGAYDFIMKPFNIEDLLVRINKARERKALNEKRQE; this is encoded by the coding sequence ATGGAGAAGGCGCGGGTGCTCGTCGTGGACGATGAAAAGGAATTCGTGGACCTTTTCGTCAACCGCTTCAACAAACGCAACGTCCTGGCCCTGGGAGCGGGCAGCGGCCAGGAGGCCCTGAAGACGCTCCAGGAGGAACCCGTGGACGTGGTCGTCCTGGACCTCAAGATGCCCGGCATGGACGGCATCGAGACCCTCAAGGAAATCAAGAAGCGCCACCCCCTGGTGGAGGTCATCATGCTCACCGGCCACGGCTCCGTGGAGGCCGGGCTCCAGGGCATGGGGCACGGGGCTTACGACTTCATCATGAAGCCCTTCAACATCGAGGACCTGCTCGTGCGCATCAACAAGGCCCGCGAGCGCAAGGCCCTGAACGAAAAGCGGCAGGAATAG
- a CDS encoding HD domain-containing phosphohydrolase — translation MICPRDFTPGPKDRRESILVVEDERMVALDIERLVRGMGYEVIGISDSGEEAVEMARALRPGLVLMDIRLKGAMDGIEAAALIQKIHDTPVIYLTAYADDTTLERARLTGPFGYLIKPFEDRELRLTIEMALYKHRLDAKLLDNRIWLATTLKSIGDAVLTTDPDGMVRFLNPAAEALLQRAEEQARDMPVSEVFRVLDEETLAPLALPLPDPSGGAASRDMLLVTSSGEKLPISSSVAPIANEQGELLGAVFVFRDIAEKKKAEESLRRSVAQLRQTLEETVSALAAMSEKRDLYTAGHQQRVAHLACAMAEEMGLQGDRVNGLRVAGKLHDIGKISVPAEILAKPSRLTPIEMSIMKTHSEAGFEILKRVSFPWPVARMVLQHHERLDGSGYPEGLRGDEIMLEARILAVADVVEAMSSHRPYRATLGLERALDEVGMHKGGLYDPEAVDACLRLFQHKNFTFEAETP, via the coding sequence ATGATCTGCCCCAGGGATTTCACGCCGGGCCCGAAGGACCGTCGGGAGAGCATCCTGGTGGTCGAGGACGAGCGCATGGTGGCCCTGGACATCGAGCGGCTCGTGCGCGGCATGGGCTACGAGGTGATCGGGATCAGCGACTCGGGCGAGGAGGCCGTGGAGATGGCCCGCGCCCTGCGTCCCGGGCTGGTGCTCATGGACATCCGGCTCAAGGGGGCCATGGACGGCATCGAGGCCGCCGCGCTCATTCAGAAAATCCACGACACCCCAGTCATCTACCTCACGGCCTACGCCGACGACACCACCCTGGAGCGCGCCCGGCTCACCGGCCCCTTCGGCTACCTCATCAAGCCGTTCGAGGACCGGGAACTGCGCCTGACCATCGAGATGGCGCTCTACAAGCACCGGCTGGACGCCAAGCTCCTGGACAACCGCATCTGGTTGGCCACCACCCTGAAGAGCATCGGCGACGCCGTGCTGACCACGGACCCCGACGGCATGGTGCGCTTCCTGAACCCGGCGGCCGAGGCGCTGCTGCAGCGGGCCGAGGAGCAGGCGCGGGACATGCCCGTGTCCGAGGTCTTCCGGGTTCTGGACGAGGAGACCCTGGCCCCGCTGGCGCTGCCGTTGCCGGACCCCTCGGGCGGCGCGGCCAGCCGCGACATGCTCCTGGTCACCTCCTCCGGCGAGAAGCTGCCCATCTCCAGCAGCGTGGCGCCCATCGCCAACGAACAGGGCGAGCTTCTGGGCGCGGTGTTCGTCTTTCGCGACATCGCGGAGAAGAAGAAGGCCGAGGAGTCCCTGCGCCGGAGCGTGGCCCAGTTGCGCCAGACCCTGGAGGAGACGGTCAGCGCCCTGGCGGCCATGTCCGAGAAGCGCGACCTCTACACCGCCGGGCACCAGCAGCGCGTGGCCCATCTGGCCTGCGCCATGGCCGAGGAGATGGGACTTCAGGGCGACCGGGTCAACGGCCTGCGCGTGGCCGGGAAGCTTCACGACATCGGCAAGATTTCCGTGCCCGCCGAGATCCTGGCCAAGCCCTCGCGGCTCACGCCCATCGAGATGAGCATCATGAAGACCCACAGCGAGGCGGGTTTCGAGATCCTCAAGCGGGTTTCTTTCCCCTGGCCCGTGGCGCGCATGGTCCTCCAGCACCACGAGCGGCTGGACGGCTCGGGCTATCCCGAGGGCCTGCGCGGGGACGAGATCATGCTCGAGGCCCGCATCCTGGCCGTGGCCGACGTGGTGGAGGCCATGAGCTCCCACCGTCCCTACCGGGCCACCCTGGGCCTGGAGCGGGCCCTGGACGAGGTCGGCATGCACAAGGGCGGCCTCTACGATCCGGAGGCCGTGGACGCCTGCCTGCGCCTGTTCCAGCACAAGAACTTTACATTCGAGGCCGAGACCCCGTAG
- a CDS encoding sensor histidine kinase: MEPLLHSEQGRKLLRLGPALLVFTSAFAARFLPEWGRLALGLATAGAVYWAVSWLADKTVRSRQEECRLGEELLQSQKMAAVGQLSSGIAHEINTPLAVIGQEAELLLLDLESEALKSRPELDGTREGVRQIALQVERCREITHKLLSLSRKLEAIVQDTDVNALAEDMALLVEKEAGLKSIVIHRNYAPALPPAATDPALLRQVILNLLNNAMQAVGCQGSVTVSTDMPARDRVRITVDDTGPGISPENISKIFNPFFTTKPPGQGTGLGLSMCLTIMERLGGTIQAASPPGQGARFEVVLPLRRQAA, encoded by the coding sequence ATGGAACCCCTGCTGCATTCGGAGCAAGGACGCAAGCTCCTGCGGCTGGGCCCGGCGCTGCTGGTGTTCACCTCGGCCTTCGCGGCCCGCTTTCTGCCCGAATGGGGCCGGCTGGCCCTGGGCTTGGCCACGGCCGGGGCCGTATACTGGGCCGTATCCTGGCTGGCGGACAAGACCGTGCGCTCCCGCCAGGAGGAATGCCGTCTGGGCGAGGAGCTGCTGCAATCCCAGAAGATGGCCGCCGTGGGCCAGCTCTCCTCGGGCATCGCGCACGAGATCAACACCCCCCTGGCGGTCATCGGCCAGGAGGCCGAACTCCTGCTCCTGGACCTCGAATCCGAGGCCCTCAAATCCCGGCCCGAGTTGGACGGCACGCGCGAGGGCGTACGCCAGATCGCCCTCCAGGTGGAACGCTGCCGGGAGATCACCCACAAGCTCCTCTCGCTCTCGCGCAAGCTGGAGGCCATCGTCCAGGACACGGACGTGAACGCCCTGGCCGAGGACATGGCCCTGCTGGTGGAGAAGGAGGCCGGGCTCAAGTCCATCGTCATCCACCGCAACTACGCCCCGGCCCTGCCCCCGGCGGCCACGGACCCGGCCCTGCTGCGCCAGGTGATCCTGAATCTTCTGAACAACGCCATGCAGGCCGTGGGCTGCCAGGGCAGCGTGACCGTGAGCACGGACATGCCCGCCCGCGACCGGGTGCGCATCACGGTGGACGACACCGGCCCGGGCATCTCGCCGGAAAACATCTCCAAGATCTTCAACCCGTTCTTCACCACCAAGCCGCCCGGACAGGGCACGGGTCTCGGGCTCTCCATGTGCCTGACCATCATGGAGCGGCTGGGAGGAACCATCCAGGCCGCCAGCCCCCCCGGACAGGGCGCCCGCTTCGAGGTCGTCCTGCCCCTTCGCCGCCAGGCGGCCTGA